From the genome of candidate division TA06 bacterium:
TGTTTCGGGGTAGCCTCTTTACGGCCCTTGCACTTGTCCTTAGCCTTGAGCTCCTTGGGACATCCATAGGCCGACACGTTGTACCCGGCATTAATGAACACCGCAAACTTACACCCAATGCAAGTCTGACTGTCCGGCCACTGGTTGATCTGTAGCTTGGTAGACATGGTTTCCTCCAAATAAAGTTAATGTTTGGTTACCTCAGTGCTTCCAGGATGTGTTCTGACCAACTGACGGCCAGCGCAAAGTCTCCAATGCCAAAAGCCTCGTCCTGCGCTCTCTGGCATGCCTGGATAAATTCCCATTGTTCCTTTGACATAATTCCTCCTTTGTTGGGGTTAATAAATAAGGCCCTCCGTGGTTGGAAGGCCCGGAAACGCAAAAAACCCCCAATCTCGGTTAGGAGACTGGGGGCTGTGAGCGGGGCAGGGGGTGAAATCACTTTTCCATTAATTGAATATTGTTCTTTACCCGTAGGTCTGGAATGTAGATGTAGCCTTTGTATTCACAGATTGCTGTTCGGACCTGCAGGACGATATTCAGCCATAAAGAAAAAGACTGCGGCTAAAACCGCAGTCTTTTTCTTTTCTATCGAAATATCCTGTGTCTTAAACTTGACAACTCACAGCAAATTGCTGGCCAGCTCGGCCAGGGGGCTGCGCTCGCCCTTCAGCAGATTGACATGGGCGAACAGGCTCTGCCCCTTCATCCGGTCCACCAGGTAGCTCAGGCCGTTCGACTGGGCATCCAGATAAGGGGAGTCGATCTGGTAAACGTCCCCGGTGAAGACGATCTTGGCTCCCTCGCCGGCCCGGGTGATGATGGTCTTGACCTCCAGCGGGGTCAGGTTCTGGGCCTCGTCCACGATGAAGAAGATGTTGGATAAACTGCGCCCCCGGATGAAGGCCAGGGCCGAGATCACCAACTTCTCGTTCTGGATCATCTCGTTGATCTTGTTGTGCTCCTTGCTTTCAGGGGCAAAGCGGTGCCGGATCACGGCCAGGTTGTCCCACAGCGGCTCCATGTAGGGGTCGATCTTGGACTTGATGTCGCCGGGCAAAAAGCCGATGTCCCGGTTGGCCAGGGGCACCACCGGCCGGGCCAAAAATATCTGGTGATAATTGCGGCGCTGTTCCAAAGCCGCGGCCAAGGCTAAAAGGGTCTTGCCGGTGCCGGCCTTGCCGGTCAATGCCGCCAGCTGGATCTCGGGGCGGAGCAGGGCGTCCAGGGCAAAGATCTGCTCGGCGTTGCGGGGCTCGATGCCGTAGGCCGGGCGCTTGACCAGCCGTTCCAGGCCGTCCTTCTCCGGGTTGAAATGGGCCAGCACGCTGGAGCTGTGGTTCTTGAAGACGAAATACTGGTGGGGCAGCAGCTCCTCCTTCAGGGGGAAGGCGGCCCGCGGCACCAGGTAGGGCTCCTGGTAGAACTGGGAGATGAAATCCTTGTCCATGTCCTCGACCACCCGGGTGGTGACATTCAGCTGGTCCATCTGCCGGATCTTGCCGGTCAGGTAATCGTCGGCCTGCAGCCCCAGCGACTTGGCCTTCATCCTTAAGTTGATGTCCTTGGTCACTATCACCACCTGGCGGTCGGCATGCTTCCGGGTCAGCTCCTCGGCCATGGCCAGGATCCGGTGGTCGGCCTTGTCGGCGGCGAAGGAATGGTAAACCCGCTCCGAATGGGGGTCGCCTACCAGGATGTGAAGCTTGCCCCGGCCCTTGCCCAGGGAGATGCCCTTGGTGAGAAGATGCTCCCCGGCCAGCTTGTCCAGGTTGCGGATGAACTCCCGGGCCTCGAAGTTGATCAGGTCGCTGCCTTTTTTGAACTTGTCCAGCTCCTCCAGCACCACGATGGGGATGACGATGTCGTGTTCCTCAAAATTCTCGATGCAGGTGTGGTCGTACAGGATCACGTTGGTGTCCAGCACGAAGAGTTTTTTTGCCTTTTTGTTTTCGGCCATGCTGTCCCCCTTTTGTAATGATGCAATGAGGGTTGATGTATGGGATCTAACGATTATTCAACCACAGAAACACGGAAAGCCGAATATTCTGGAAAATTATTCACTATAGGCCAGTAGTTGTTTTGATTCCGCCCTTCAGTGTTTCAGTGGAAAAGGGTTATTTCAGTTCCTTTCAAATATAACCCGATGCCTGGATAAAATCAATAGCTTTTACGGCCAAATTTCAAGCAGGGAAAAATATGCTGAAAATAGTTGATTTGGGTCTTGCAAAGGTTTGTTTTTATGTGATAGAATAAATTTTGCATTCAAGGGAAAACCATCCAGTAATGCTATCAGCAGGAGTCTTATGAAAAAGGCCAAGCCAGCTCCCAAGGCGGTCAAGGGCGCAGCGGACCCAGCGGTGAAAAAGGCCGTGGCCCGGCACGCCGGCAACAAGGGGGCTTTGATCACGGTATTACAGGAGGTCCAGGCCGAGCTGGGTTACCTGTCGGGACAGACCATCGAGCAGATCAGCCAAGCCATGGATCTTCCGGCCAGCCAGGTCTACGGCGTGGCCACTTTTTACACCCAGTTCCGGCTGAAGCCGGTGGGAAAGCATTTGATGAGGGTCTGCCACGGTACCGCCTGCCATGTCAGCGGGGCGGTCAAGATCA
Proteins encoded in this window:
- a CDS encoding PhoH family protein; its protein translation is MAENKKAKKLFVLDTNVILYDHTCIENFEEHDIVIPIVVLEELDKFKKGSDLINFEAREFIRNLDKLAGEHLLTKGISLGKGRGKLHILVGDPHSERVYHSFAADKADHRILAMAEELTRKHADRQVVIVTKDINLRMKAKSLGLQADDYLTGKIRQMDQLNVTTRVVEDMDKDFISQFYQEPYLVPRAAFPLKEELLPHQYFVFKNHSSSVLAHFNPEKDGLERLVKRPAYGIEPRNAEQIFALDALLRPEIQLAALTGKAGTGKTLLALAAALEQRRNYHQIFLARPVVPLANRDIGFLPGDIKSKIDPYMEPLWDNLAVIRHRFAPESKEHNKINEMIQNEKLVISALAFIRGRSLSNIFFIVDEAQNLTPLEVKTIITRAGEGAKIVFTGDVYQIDSPYLDAQSNGLSYLVDRMKGQSLFAHVNLLKGERSPLAELASNLL
- the nuoE gene encoding NADH-quinone oxidoreductase subunit NuoE, with the protein product MKKAKPAPKAVKGAADPAVKKAVARHAGNKGALITVLQEVQAELGYLSGQTIEQISQAMDLPASQVYGVATFYTQFRLKPVGKHLMRVCHGTACHVSGAVKISQALEDELKVGDGETTEDGKFTLETVACLGCCSLAPVMMIDSETYGRLTPDSARKAAKDF